In the Flavisolibacter tropicus genome, one interval contains:
- the atpG gene encoding ATP synthase F1 subunit gamma, producing MAGQLKEVRNRIKSVQSTQQITKAMKMVSAAKLRRAQDAIVQMRPYAKKLQEMLSNIVSNTEVEGGNTLAVERAVERVLLIVITSDRGLAGAYNANVIKAAKQAIQEKYSTQFNRGNVTIWSMGKKGFEHFSKLGYNVTDTHKDIFLHLSFENVQLASQAAVKAFRNREFDVVDVVYSEFKNAATQRFVVERFLPIPKAENNAVSTAKADFIFDPNKEELIAELMPKILNTQLFKAVLDAHASEHGARMTAMDKASENANELLRNLKISYNRARQAAITTELTEIVSGAAALQG from the coding sequence ATGGCTGGTCAGTTAAAAGAGGTACGTAACCGTATTAAGTCAGTACAAAGTACACAGCAGATCACAAAAGCAATGAAAATGGTGAGTGCCGCCAAGTTGCGCCGTGCTCAGGATGCTATTGTTCAAATGCGTCCTTATGCCAAGAAATTGCAGGAAATGCTAAGCAATATTGTTAGCAACACTGAAGTGGAAGGTGGTAACACACTGGCTGTAGAAAGAGCCGTTGAGCGCGTATTGTTGATCGTAATCACTTCTGACCGTGGATTGGCAGGTGCTTACAATGCTAACGTTATTAAGGCAGCCAAGCAAGCCATTCAAGAAAAATACAGCACCCAGTTCAATCGTGGTAATGTTACCATTTGGAGCATGGGTAAAAAAGGTTTTGAGCATTTTTCCAAGTTAGGTTACAATGTAACAGATACGCATAAAGATATCTTCCTGCACCTTTCTTTTGAGAATGTACAACTAGCTTCTCAAGCAGCTGTTAAAGCGTTCCGCAACCGCGAGTTTGATGTAGTAGATGTGGTATATAGCGAATTTAAAAATGCTGCTACCCAGCGTTTTGTGGTAGAGCGTTTCCTGCCAATTCCTAAAGCAGAAAATAATGCAGTAAGCACAGCGAAAGCAGACTTCATCTTTGATCCTAACAAAGAAGAACTGATTGCTGAATTAATGCCTAAGATCTTAAATACACAATTATTTAAGGCTGTATTGGATGCACATGCATCTGAGCATGGCGCTCGTATGACAGCAATGGATAAGGCCAGTGAAAACGCCAACGAACTATTGCGTAATCTGAAGATTTCTTACAACCGTGCCCGTC